TCGAATTCGCAAGATATCCCCGTGCATCATACGCGGTCAGCTCTTCTTCGTCAGCGCAAAGCGGAAATGGACGGTCATGGAAGGGTCCCGAAACCCCTGGGGAAAAGGCGGCAAGGGATTGGCCAGATAAACCGCCCGAAGGGCGGCCTGATCAAAGTAGGCGTTCCCGGAGCTCTTTTCGATCCTCGGATCCCCGACCTTCCCCGTCGAGAACAAAACAAAACCCACGACGGCCTCGGTGGCATCGGCCGTCGTTTCGAGCGGCGGCGGGGACCAATACAATTCGATCTTCCGTTGGATCATATCCGTATAATACGGGAACTTGAAATCCGGGATCTCGATCTTCGTCTGGAGCTTGGCCGCCGGGGCGATCGCCGAAACATTCTCGGAAGCGGCGGCATTCGGCGCCGCCGGCGCGGTCTCTTTTTGCGGGGCCGCCTCCGGCGATTTCCGGGGAGCTCTGGCCGGGGGCGGAACCGTCGCCGCCGGCTTGATCGCCTTCGGGGGCGGTTGAACCGGCGATTTTTTGGCCGCCGGATTAACCCGCACGGACGGCGGTTTTTGGGCCGGAGGCGGAGGCGCGGCCGGAATCTCCTTGACCGGGGCCGGCGGCGCGGCGGAGGGCTGGGGAAGCGTCACCAGATCTACCTGATACGCATGCGGACTGAAGGGGTGCGTCGACCGGCTGAGGGCGAAGGCCAGAAGAACCGCCGCCACCGTCGCATGGAACAGCGTCGACAGGATCAACATCTTTCGGAAGCCTATGTCCATGTCCTTTTCCATTTCCGACCCCGCCTTCCCTGCGCCTCGTCGCTTCGCAGATCATCGGGGGAAAACCTACCTTTGTCCATCGCGGCGGGTTTCCGCGGCGGGTTCGGTGACCATCCCCAGCCGTTCGATTCCCGCGCGCTTGACCGTATCCATCACCTGGACCACCACCCCGTAGGGCACCTGGCGATCCGCGCGCAGATAAATCGAAACCTGCGGCGACCGTCCCTTCAAGGTCTCCAGGGCCCCCAGCAAGCGATCGAGCGAAACCGCGTCCTTATCCAGAAAGATCTCCCGCTGCTTGTTCACGGTCAGGACGACCCGCTCTTCCGGCGCGATGGTGTTCGTGGCCGTACGGGGCAGATCGATGTCCAGCCCGCGATACAGAAGCGGCGCCGTGACCATGAAGATGACCAGCAGCACCAGGACCACGTCCACCAGCGGAACGACGTTGATTTCGGACATGAGCCGGCGGCCCTGCGTCCCGTTGGTCATTTGGAACCGACCCGCCCCGCGCCGACCTTGTCGGCACCCGCGACCCGCGAGGCCCCGGACGAACCCGCCCGTTCCTCGACGAGGCTCAGGAACTCGGTCGAGAACGTTTCCATCCCGGAGGCCATCACCCGGATCCGGCTGACGTAATAATTGTAGGCGACGACGGCCGGGATGGCTGCGAGGAGGCCGGCCGCGGTGGCCACCAAGGCCTCCGAAACACCCGGGGCCACGGCCGTGATGCTGGCCGTACCCTGACGGCTGATGCCCTGAAAGGCCGAGATGATTCCCAGCACGGTTCCGAAAAGGCCGATGAAGGGG
The sequence above is drawn from the Nitrospiria bacterium genome and encodes:
- a CDS encoding biopolymer transporter ExbD — encoded protein: MTNGTQGRRLMSEINVVPLVDVVLVLLVIFMVTAPLLYRGLDIDLPRTATNTIAPEERVVLTVNKQREIFLDKDAVSLDRLLGALETLKGRSPQVSIYLRADRQVPYGVVVQVMDTVKRAGIERLGMVTEPAAETRRDGQR
- a CDS encoding energy transducer TonB, which codes for MDIGFRKMLILSTLFHATVAAVLLAFALSRSTHPFSPHAYQVDLVTLPQPSAAPPAPVKEIPAAPPPPAQKPPSVRVNPAAKKSPVQPPPKAIKPAATVPPPARAPRKSPEAAPQKETAPAAPNAAASENVSAIAPAAKLQTKIEIPDFKFPYYTDMIQRKIELYWSPPPLETTADATEAVVGFVLFSTGKVGDPRIEKSSGNAYFDQAALRAVYLANPLPPFPQGFRDPSMTVHFRFALTKKS